In Miscanthus floridulus cultivar M001 chromosome 5, ASM1932011v1, whole genome shotgun sequence, one genomic interval encodes:
- the LOC136454269 gene encoding uncharacterized protein, with translation MAVPNYTYLKLKMSGPNGVITAESTYEHAYDCDVECIEYAEAIIEAETLIVNPDQLDNEVPNSKRHAGTFESTEAVKLIPVNPTCPDNRALRISATFDIK, from the coding sequence atggcggtccccaactacacgtacctcaagctcaagatgtcgggccccaacggcgtcatcactgccGAGTcgacgtacgagcatgcatacgactgcgacgtcgagtgcatcgagtacgccgaggctatcatagaggccgagaccctcatcgtcaaccccGACCAGCTCGACAACGAAGTGCCCAACTCCAAGCGTCACGCTGGGACTTTCGAGTCCACGGAGGCTGTCAAACTCATCCCAGTCAACCCCACTTGCCCCGacaaccgagcgctgaggatcagtgccaccttcgacatcaaatag
- the LOC136451574 gene encoding uncharacterized protein: MEILESAKLADLIGYIKSNWSAHSRVDDAAEGGAGAAVRDESFSACLQLLRSEGLRGQEVLDAAGRAMAVASSARRFLAGFKALFICSAAEMLERLAGPGSDLDMFVRVLSLAAARTAAMEDDMDVDRDAARAAATEDYMDVDGRPEPGARHRKEESGRSCASAGSVAALLPSPGAKRKRACGGGEVDTVQPQKRRLLAWTRSHQRLRSGFGRVSSAPRKPPRPALPRSRPAQTVALAYSRFRRRIGRPTTTRHRPQPSLGQHFSRITL; encoded by the coding sequence ATGGAGATCCTCGAATCGGCCAAGCTGGCCGATTTAATCGGCTACATCAAGTCGAACTGGTCGGCGCACTCGCGGGTGGACGACGCCGCCGAGGGCGGCGCGGGAGCGGCCGTGCGGGACGAGTCGTTCTCGGCCTGCCTgcagttgctccgatccgagggGCTGCGGGGGCAGGAGGTGCTCGACGCTGCGggccgcgccatggccgtcgccagcTCCGCCCGCCGCTTCCTCGCGGGCTTCAAGGCGCTCTTCATCTGCAGCGCCGCCGAGATGCTCGAGCGCCTGGCGGGGCCTGGCAGCGACCTCGACATGTTCGTCAGGGTCCTCAGTCTGGCCGCCGCCCGGACCGCCGCCATGGAGGACGACATGGACGTCGACAGGGACGCCGCCCGGGCCGCCGCCACGGAGGACTACATGGACGTCGACGGGCGCCCGGAACCCGGTGCTCGCCACCGGAAGGAGGAGAGTGGCCGCAGCTGCGCGTCCGCGGGCTCCGTCGCGGCCCTCCTCCCCTCGCCTGGCGCCAAGAGGAAgcgcgcgtgcggcggcggcgaggtcgaCACGGTGCAGCCGCAGAAGCGGCGGCTCCTGGCGTGGACGCGGTCGCACCAGCGGCTCCGGTCAGGCTTCGGCAGGGTCTCCTCCGCACCTCGTAAGCCGCCGCGGCCGGCGTTGCCTCGCTCGCGTCCTGCCCAAACGGTGGCATTGGCGTATTCTAGGTTTCGACGCCGCATCGGAAGGCCGACGACGACGAGGCACCGGCCGCAGCCCAGTCTCGGACAACACTTCTCGCGGATTACGTTATAG
- the LOC136451575 gene encoding uncharacterized protein yields MEILESALLGEFIRYIKSNWSAHSRVDQRRRRLRQLVSKVRAVVDAAEGGAGAAVRDESFSAWLQVLRSEALRGQEVLDDAARATAVASSARRFLAGFKALFVCSAEVDRLAEAVEQLELLAGPGGDLDMFVRVLSLDAAWAAATEEDMDVDGRPAPGARHRQEGSGCSCGYAGTVAALLPSPGAKRKRACGRDGGGGGSGVDAGSTSRGEVDAVQPQKRRHLSWMRSHQGLPSGFGRVSSAPREPAAAPALPRSRRARTVALAMSRIRRRIGKPTTTRHQREPSLGRQFSRITL; encoded by the coding sequence ATGGAGATCCTCGAATCGGCCCTGTTGGGGGAGTTCATCCGCTACATCAAGTCTAACTGGTCGGCGCACTCGCGGGTGGACCAGCGCCGGCGCCGCCTGCGCCAGCTCGTCTCGAAGGTACGTGCCGTGGTGGATGCCGCCGAGGGCGGCGCGGGGGCGGCCGTGCGGGACGAGTCGTTCTCGGCCTGGCTGCAGGTGCTCCGATCCGAGGCGTTGCGGGGGCAGGAGGTGCTCGACGACGCGGCCCGCGCCACGGCCGTCGCCAGCTCCGCCCGCCGCTTCCTCGCGGGCTTCAAGGCGCTCTTCGTCTGCAGCGCCGAGGTGGACCGCCTCGCGGAGGCCGTCGAGCAGCTCGAGCTCCTGGCGGGGCCCGGCGGCGACCTCGACATGTTCGTCAGGGTCCTCAGCCTGGACGCCGCCTGGGCCGCCGCCACGGAAGAGGACATGGACGTCGACGGGCGCCCGGCACCCGGTGCTCGCCACCGGCAGGAGGGGAGCGGTTGCAGCTGTGGATACGCGGGCACCGTTGCGGCCCTCCTCCCCTCGCCTGGCGCCAAAAGGAAGCGCGCGTGTGgccgcgatggcggcggcggcggctcgggcgTCGATGCCGGCTCGACGTCGCGCGGCGAGGTCGACGCGGTGCAGCCGCAGAAGCGGCGGCACCTGTCGTGGATGCGCTCGCACCAGGGGCTCCCGTCCGGCTTCGGTAGGGTCTCCTCCGCACCTCGtgagccggcggcggcgccggcgttgCCTCGCTCGCGTCGCGCCCGGACGGTGGCATTGGCGATGTCTAGGATTCGACGCCGCATTGGAAAGCCGACGACGACGAGGCACCAGCGGGAGCCCAGCCTCGGACGGCAGTTCTCGCGGATTACGTTGTAG